The sequence TTCATAGGCATGGCCGATATGCGGAACGCCATTCGGATAGGAAATAGCCGTCGTGATGTAGAATTTCGGCGCTGTCACCGCTGTCTCGCTTCTTTTGTAAACGCAACCAATAGTCTGTGCGCCAGCTCGGGCCGGCCGTTCGACAGCTTCACATTCGGGTCGCGCGAGCGAGGATGTTCATGGTCGTCAGCACAAACTGTTTGCGGTCGAGATTGAGCGCCTCGACCTCAGCCGAAGACTGTCGCAGCTTTTCCCATACCTCCGCCCAAGTCGCAAGCGGCGTCGCCGCCACGCTTTCGGGGATCGGCGAGCCGTCCGGCTCGGGCAGCCCGCGCGCGCGGCGGTTCAGCCAGGCGAAGACCAGATCGACGAAATTGGCGAAGGCTTCGTCGGCCCCGCGCTGCGCGACCAGGTCGCCGAGGCCATGCGCCAGCGGGCCGTCGAACTGGGGAAACCGCGCCACGACGCGGGAAAAAGCACGTCCCATTGCGGCGGCGTCTTCATCGAGGAAGCCGATGGCGCGCCGCAGGCTGCCCTGCCCCGCCTCGGCGGCGAAGCGCCGGATGTCCGCATCTGCATCCGAATGACGCCTGAGCGCCTCCTCGATCGCCGGCACCGCCAGCGATGGCAGATCGAGCCGGCGGCACCGCGAACGGATGGTCGGCAGCAGCCGGCCGGGGGCATGGGAAACCACCAGGAACAGCGAGCGCTTCGGCGGTTCCTCCAGAATCTTCAGCAAGGCATTGGCCGCATTGGGATTCATGTCATCGGCCGAATCGACGATCGCGATGCGCCAGCCTGCCTCGCCCGCCGTGGAGCCAAAGAAGGGAATCGTCCGGCGGATCTCGTCGATCGTCAGGCTGGCCTTGAAGCGCTTGCCCTGCTCGTCCCAGGGGCGCGACAGTGTCAGGATGTTGGGATGCGAACGGGCCGCGATCTTGCCGGCAGCCGGCGAATCCGACGGCACCGCCAGCGTTTCGGCGTCAGGAGCCCGGGCGGGATCGGGATAGGTCAGCGCGAAGCGGGCAAACCGATAGGCCAGCGTCGCTTTGCCGATGCCGCGCGGTCCGCCAATCATCCAGGCATGGTGCATGCGGCCGCCCCGATAGGCCTCGACCATCAGCCGCTCGACCGCGGGGTCGCCATGCCACTCGGTCTGCTCTTCCGGCAGCGGCCAGCCCTCGATGGCGTCGGGGCGGGTGATCTCGGGCGCTGCCATGGTCTAGTTCACACTCTCGATCATGCGCTGGCGAACGCCCTGCCAGATGGCATCGGCGACAATGTCCTGCGTCTGGTTGGCATCGATGACGAGGCAGCGATCGGGTTCAGCCGCCGCGATCGCCAGGAACAATTGGCGTCGCCGCTCGTGCCGTTCAACCGTCTCGCGCTCGAACCGGTCGGCAGGCCCCGCCTCACCGCTACGCCGCCGCGCGGCGCGCGCCAGGCCGATCTCGACCGGCAGGTCGAGCACCAGCGTCAGGTCCGGCCGCGCGTTGCCGATGGCGATCTTCTCGAGGCTGTCGAGCA is a genomic window of Kaistia defluvii containing:
- a CDS encoding DNA polymerase III subunit delta', which translates into the protein MAAPEITRPDAIEGWPLPEEQTEWHGDPAVERLMVEAYRGGRMHHAWMIGGPRGIGKATLAYRFARFALTYPDPARAPDAETLAVPSDSPAAGKIAARSHPNILTLSRPWDEQGKRFKASLTIDEIRRTIPFFGSTAGEAGWRIAIVDSADDMNPNAANALLKILEEPPKRSLFLVVSHAPGRLLPTIRSRCRRLDLPSLAVPAIEEALRRHSDADADIRRFAAEAGQGSLRRAIGFLDEDAAAMGRAFSRVVARFPQFDGPLAHGLGDLVAQRGADEAFANFVDLVFAWLNRRARGLPEPDGSPIPESVAATPLATWAEVWEKLRQSSAEVEALNLDRKQFVLTTMNILARATRM